From Plasmodium malariae genome assembly, chromosome: 4:
AACCATAATAAACTTTAGTATTGGtattattattgaaaaaaatagcagTAATGCCATATTGAAATAACTCCCATTCGTAAACAGTAGCCATATGGATTCCAGAATTGAATTTTCGTACACCATTGTGTTGTCACTTATTATACCTTCAAAAAGGAAACAaagcattttttaaaataatattagcaGGAGTAATTCACAACATGATGCAAGGGGGGCGTGCATGTTTACACACGCACGCATGTACATACGTGTACGGATGTAATATGCGATATGcacgtatacatgtatgtatgtgtatatatttgtgcaaCTTCAACGCTTTTTCTGCACTCTGTCCACTCAACACACTCTGCGCATATTTCTATGTAAATATGGACTATTTGGTAATGTGCAGGGAATGTTTTTTCCCCtatttctttccttttttgccTACTTCCATGGAAAACGATTTTCACTGCCGGATTGATGATCCCattgatgaaaaaataatacgaaatataaaataaaataaacgataaaaacaaaaagttgttaattataaaaattttcgtCTTTCTTGAAATGCTCAATTTACGCACAATGAAATCTTTACACATACTATACGTACTGTTTAAAAACACCATCATTCTGAATTGTTCATAATAAAAGGTTCAATGATATTTATAactatttcaaaataaaataatataacattatttctttctatacaatttattttatatttcattttaatcataagaaatttcatttaattttataatatcacTGCTTTGTAtgtttaataaaacaaaaaagcaGAACTACATCATTTCAAtctatatatgaatatatataaaataaagcagtaaaaaaaaaaaaaaaaaaaaaaaaaaatggctttttttttttgtacgcTTAATTTGatggaaaatataattcacaACTTGTTaattacataattaaaaaaataggttaataagaaaaaaaaaaaaagagtgaTGAGGAAAAAGGGCAAAAAGAATCAATGAACATGGGGATTAACAGATCAACTAATAAACGGATGAACTAACGAACATTTTATGGATTAAtgagatatatatattctaaaagtaaaaaaaaattaacacaaACGTCAAAATTAATTTGTACAATGTACaagcataaatataaacatatataaaaaatatatatatatttgtatatatatgtatatttgtatatatatatatatatatatatatttgtatatatatgtatatttgtatatatatgtatatttgtatatatgtttatatgaatatttgtatatatgaatatttgtaaatttgtaaatttatgtaGGTATAAATgaacgtatatatttatgaacgTACGGAAAGCAAACgaagttcaaaaaaaaaaaatcccaAATCAAAAAACAGCATCGgaacaaaattaatttgaATTGGGTAAAACTAtacttaatttaaaaatgttaaatatgtacataaatttgATAGTacggaaaaattaaaaataaaaatgaaaagtagaaaacaaaaaaaaagagataaaaatggataaaaagcatttaaaaaaaaaaaaaaaaaaaaaaaaaaaaagggcgAATAgtactatataattttataaaatataataattcatatagggtaaatatatagaaggtggtataagaaaaatgtacattatattgagtacatattattatttttatatataatatatatttatatatatataaaattatacatatatatttatatatataaatatttatacatatatttttatacatatatttttatacatatatttttatacatatatatttgtacatatatatttgtacatatatatttgtacaccattatgttatatttattttatatacataattatctACATTTGTACAATGTTATACACACTTACGTACACGATTACAAAAGGAGCGACTAACACACgaacaaaaatatagtataaaaaaaaaaattaaacatgtatgtatttgtatatacatatatatataactatatacTACAAAGATACGTGTAATTTACAGCATTACTAAATTAATAGTTTTACCTCTAATTAATGGCCCTTTAGAAAAATTGTGTAACACAAATATGTTATTcatgtatttaaatatatacatataaattagaagggagaattattatttttttttttttttcaaaaataaggAAGAAAATTGTACTTTTATTGAATGTTGAGAAATTTTAGCCAtttgaatgaaaaaaaaaaaaaaaagatctaaggagaaaattatacataattcgatactttctttttattaccctaaaaatattatatttcaacAAACCTGAAATTAAATATGACTTAACTATGTTCAGTAAAAAActcgataaaaaaaaaaaaaaaaaaaaagtgaaagaaaaagtaaaagtataaatgaaaaagaaaaaaatagaccacctaaaaatatatatatagaaatggtgaccatatatttttatcccctacttcattttatattgcattttcttaattttttacattataccATTTTTGGAAATATGACGTTGTaacaatttataataatgaaatggTATCACTTGAGAGGAAGGGTTTACATTTAAACATCTTgccattttaaaaaataacaatttatTATGCACACGTAAATGTTTAATGTAGAGCAAAGTACATTATACagttgtgtatatatatacatatttatacggGACGGTCATGTAGACTAGGAATATTTAATGTTATAGAATGGAAATAATTTCTTCCATAAAGCGGTGTAGTCATTGTCAAATGTGCTAGCAGATTTCCCCTCTCTGATGACAAATGTTTCAAGGGGGGGAAATGCATTACCATaaaagcatatatttatatacatgtacaaagTGTAGATATAAAAACAGGATAAAAAAACTTCTAAGAGGTATTGTTTCCTAGTAATAAATGCTCAGTTCATTAGTGAAGAGGATAACctttacaaatataatttaatttagcatgtgctttttttcttttttcttttatcgcTTTTCATTTGgacacatatgtacatatatatatatatatatatatatatcaactCCCAGCCAGACATATGCAAAAACAACTCGAGTCATTGAAATTTGCTTGTTTTCTTtcaaatgtataaattttaattgtttctttaataatagcacatatatatgagaCACGTTTTCACTATGACTTCCCTAGAAAATGAACGGAGaagaaaatattcttaaaattacAATTCGTTCTGCAGTTTTTtcgaataaatattttatctttttctcgAATTAaggtttttttttgtttttttttttctttttttgtcaCCAAGTTCTTTAACACGCAAattagataaatataaatatgtacatataaatgtatatgtatatatataaatataaattcatacttatatttatgaGAATCTGtaaatttaacattttacgttattttccctttttgcttttattaatataaagcaCCCATGCACAcatgaggaaaaaaaaaaaaaaattcttgcCAGTtcagaagaaaagaaagaaagaaaaaaaattatatgcttatcactattttttaaaggtaTAAAAGCTagtcaaataataaaaaaaaaaaaaaatagaaaaaataacattgcgtattcataaaaaaaaatatatatatatatatatatatatatacacacataaatttacttatacccacacatatacgtatatttaatatatctatattaacatttatattttctcaGTTCCATTTGCACACAGAAATAATCTAAACCTTTTACAacagacaaaaaaaaaaaaaaagcttcttaaaaaaaaaaaatgtgtaccTTTATACCTACCTTtctgttttaaaaaatcataaataataattaaaaacgtgtgtatatacatatataatatatgcgatatacctacatatttatacacatacttatgtatataaatatatgtatattttacacATACGCAACTTTTGAGGAAAAATAGACAGTTTCTACACTTCTCAACATTTTtgcatttaataaattaaaaattttattcgaATTTTTATTCTCAGAAGGGTTACATTGTAAATGAAATCCCTCTGAAACgtctttattttcttctttttcttcagtTTGTCTGTCTATATCTTTCTGTCTCTCTGTCTCTCTTTCTctctcttattttttttatttttttattttaatttttttttttttttttgcttaataatttatactcTCAGAGTAATACAGCATGAATGATTCATATAAAATTCGCGACTTGAATAAATTTCGATTGAGCGAAGAAAgaataattgaaaaattcACAAGAGATCGAAATGAAATACTCCTGAATGAATCTCCTGATACACACCTACCCGTGGAGGTTGAGAGGAATAGAGAACCACATCGTTCGAGTGATGAATGTTTACCTTTAATGAACATTGTGAAAACCGGATGTGATAATCATCGTGGTAatgaacatttatatatattgcttttttttctttttttatatttgactTCTCTCATAActgtaaattattaatacagGGAGTAAAAGTGAAATTGTTATAAGAATATTCGCACGTTTATGATATGTGCGTATATCATTTGtgttatatatgcatgtacgtatgtatgtatctacgtatgtgtgtatatacctgcgtatgtgtgtatgtacctgcgtatgtgtgtatgtgcctgcgtatgtgtgtatgtgcctgcgtatgtgtgtatgtgtctgcgtatgtgtgtatgtgtctgcgtatgtgtgtatgtgcctgcgtatgtgtgtatgtacctgcgtatgtgtgtatgtgtctgcgtatgtgtgtatgtgtctgcgtatgtgtgtatgtaccTGCGTATGTATCTacttaaatttgttttttctttttttctttttttctttgcgTACACCTTCAAACACGCGAGACAACGCGTTTCAAAtgaagtaatttttttttcctctcaGAAGAAAATGACATATCCACATCCACAAAAGATTTTTTTGTTGAAAgcttattatacaaaataaggaatttagagaatgaaaaaaaatacttactAAAAttcttagaaaaaaaaaaaaagagagagaTTGAGTACAAAAAGGCGTTGGAAGCTCAGGTACACTATGAGAcagtgtaaaaaaaaaaaaaaaaaactaacaAATGCTTAGTTCATGCAGAGAAAAAACCAACAAATGTTcggttcataaaaaaaaaaaaaaaatgtactaaATGAttagtataataaaaaagtgaaCTAAAAGAAACACTATTCCAATTcgaatatatacaattttgtAGGCAGCATTTGTCAACTCAgagagtaaaaaatataaattttatgaagaCGAATGGTTGCACATGAAATCCCTCGAATATTTCTTCatgtaagtatataaaataaaaacgaaaaaagaacaaaggCTAAGTAAATTAATTTCCCATTAATTTCTTAACCTATCAGTATAAATTCTTGTACAACAGGTATATTATTGTGGCACACGTAGATTATGGAGTAgcaataatattacaattatcattattattattttttttattttattattttttattttttattttttattttttattttttattttttatttattatttattatttattatttgttatttttttttttattatttattattatttttttttttttttcattttccttcCCCTGTtgcttattcttttttttattcttaagaAATTCTGGAGAAGAGCCCTTGAGACataaattagaattattttatgaagaTACGAATTTATACGaagttaacaaaaaaaaaatatataaaaaaaatttaaatgttcaCTTCTTTCATTTTAGAATGAGAAAGTTTCCATTTTGTGTTTCTT
This genomic window contains:
- the PmUG01_04017600 gene encoding conserved Plasmodium protein, unknown function, which gives rise to MNDSYKIRDLNKFRLSEERIIEKFTRDRNEILLNESPDTHLPVEVERNREPHRSSDECLPLMNIVKTGCDNHREENDISTSTKDFFVESLLYKIRNLENEKKYLLKFLEKKKKREIEYKKALEAQAAFVNSESKKYKFYEDEWLHMKSLEYFFINSGEEPLRHKLELFYEDTNLYEKLGSLTGVQEMFIETLIEDHRNLIKEKRSISKKYHEAVDANFQLYQQNEMLKAQNISLLEKSKDIINEELQNKLEALNLSLIYVQKENLHLKEVLDQYSRLITNIKICPAANFLEEELDKFKTYLLI